A portion of the Lolium rigidum isolate FL_2022 chromosome 1, APGP_CSIRO_Lrig_0.1, whole genome shotgun sequence genome contains these proteins:
- the LOC124651892 gene encoding uncharacterized protein LOC124651892, whose product MEKLHGKVMPYIQFWGKKSLDKCMAWVCFRVPNQVYGRLPRYLKNINMTTTNGSSHAGESDVMEEIAKLKRRIEEQDQRIEEQDQIIEGFRNQDEANFRQGNDESQLEVPQNRRKRVHASGPEQVRLVSRPKDTIKHRPDCEGSNEFSYQGQSSLTPPFPEEREMRKSGENLDENSRRVHKQMTQNKTPSHMSSKKRCRPSEEIRNGVILKSSIYPNKRRVAYATILDSNSKTLVGGVELGRQFTHVQIDEPIGEDERLIERFSG is encoded by the exons ATGGAAAAGTTGCATGGAAAGGTGATGCCTTACATACAATTTTGGGGGAAGAAAAGCCTGGACAAGTGCATGGCATGGGTTTGCTTCCGAGTGCCTAACCAAGTTTATGGTCGGTTACCACGCTATCTCAAGAACATCAATATGACTACAACAAACGGGTCATCACATGCCGGAGAGAGTGATGTTATGGAGGAAATAGCAAAGCTCAAGCGGCGTATAGAAGAGCAGGACCAACGCATAGAAGAGCAAGACCAAATTATTGAAGGATTTAGAAACCAGGATGAA GCCAATTTCCGCCAAGGCAATGATGAATCTCAGCTGGAAGTACCACAAAATAGAAGAAAG AGAGTTCATGCTAGTGGACCTGAGCAAGTACGCTTAGTGAGCAGACCAAAAGATACAATAAAG CATCGTCCTGACTGCGAGGGTAGCAATGAATTCTCATATCAAGGACAATCATCACTAACACCTCCTTTTCCTGAAGAACGGGAG ATGAGAAAGAGCGGTGAGAATCTGGATGAAAATTCGAGAAGAGTGCACAAACAAATGACTCAAAACAAGACTCCAAGCCATATGTCCTCAAAGAAGAGATGTCGTCCTTCGGAAGAG ATTCGTAATGGAGTAATTTTAAAATCTTCAATATATCCAAATAAAAGGCGCGTGGCATATGCAACTATTTTGGACAGTAATTCAAAAACATTGGTTGGTGGTGTTGAGCTGGGCCGACAATTTACACATGTGCAAATTGATGAACCTATTGGTGAAGATGAGCGCTTG ATTGAGAGGTTCAGTGGATGA